One Halarcobacter ebronensis genomic window carries:
- a CDS encoding alpha-D-ribose 1-methylphosphonate 5-phosphate C-P-lyase PhnJ — MRYAFLDEEAKKEIRRAILKAVAIPGYIVSFASREMPVARGWGTGGLQVTLSIINEQDTLKVIDQGCDGSVNAVNIRNFIKSVTNVETTTSTKEATIIQTRHRIPEIELSEKQTLVFQVPMPDILETVEPNTAKAKIMHANADYSKLWVLLYEDTSQFGDSRISNRYPVLVHNRYAMDPSPIPKYDTPKLHNSKALQLFGAGREKKIYAIPPYTKVEPLKFEDKEFKVENFEGRVCQRCGCENSFLDEVYDDEGKVHYYCNDTDYCDKNLNMKGQK; from the coding sequence ATGAGATACGCATTTTTAGATGAAGAAGCAAAAAAAGAGATAAGAAGAGCAATCTTAAAAGCAGTGGCAATTCCAGGATATATAGTCTCATTTGCAAGTAGAGAGATGCCTGTTGCTAGAGGATGGGGAACCGGAGGACTTCAAGTAACCCTTTCAATAATTAATGAACAAGATACCCTAAAAGTAATTGATCAAGGTTGTGATGGAAGTGTAAATGCTGTAAATATTAGAAATTTTATTAAATCTGTTACAAATGTGGAGACAACAACAAGTACAAAAGAGGCAACTATTATACAAACAAGACATAGAATTCCTGAAATTGAACTAAGTGAAAAACAGACTTTAGTATTTCAAGTTCCTATGCCAGATATTTTAGAAACAGTTGAGCCAAATACTGCAAAAGCAAAAATAATGCATGCAAATGCAGACTACTCTAAACTTTGGGTACTTTTATATGAGGATACTTCACAATTTGGTGACTCAAGAATTTCAAATAGATATCCAGTTTTAGTTCACAACAGGTATGCAATGGATCCAAGTCCAATTCCTAAATATGATACACCAAAACTTCATAATTCAAAGGCTTTACAACTATTTGGAGCAGGAAGAGAGAAAAAGATTTATGCTATTCCTCCTTATACAAAAGTTGAACCTCTTAAATTTGAAGACAAAGAGTTTAAAGTTGAAAATTTTGAAGGAAGAGTTTGTCAAAGATGTGGATGTGAAAATAGCTTCTTGGATGAAGTTTATGATGATGAAGGAAAAGTTCACTATTACTGTAATGATACAGATTATTGTGACAAAAATCTTAATATGAAAGGACAAAAATGA
- a CDS encoding ATP-binding cassette domain-containing protein has protein sequence MILDIKNLSKVFGSFCEDCLDKTGAKYNSSICPTCKSVVGVNSVTLALKQGEVLGIVGESGSGKSTLLQLIYQDQKASRGEIFVKEFVGRDGKRKNILDANLNELSYLRNQLMSMIYQNPRLGLNYNFSAGGNIAQKVIMSGNKKYEEIRNKALYFLDKTEIPTSRIDDYPEYFSGGQQQRIQISKALSSNPKILLLDEPTTGLDLSVQAKILDLIKELQHEIGFAMVVVSHDLGVIKHLTDITVVMKNGEIVERGLTDQILEDPQHPYTQLLVSSVL, from the coding sequence ATGATACTAGATATAAAGAATCTCTCAAAGGTATTTGGAAGCTTTTGTGAAGATTGTCTAGATAAAACAGGAGCAAAATATAATAGCTCTATTTGTCCTACTTGTAAAAGCGTGGTTGGAGTAAACAGTGTAACTTTAGCTTTAAAACAAGGTGAAGTATTAGGAATAGTTGGAGAAAGTGGCTCTGGAAAGTCAACTCTTCTTCAACTAATATACCAAGATCAAAAAGCTTCAAGGGGTGAAATCTTTGTAAAAGAGTTTGTTGGACGGGATGGAAAAAGAAAAAATATTTTAGATGCAAACCTAAATGAGCTTTCATATTTGAGAAATCAGCTTATGTCTATGATTTATCAAAATCCAAGATTAGGTCTAAATTACAACTTTTCTGCTGGAGGAAATATTGCTCAAAAGGTAATAATGAGTGGAAATAAAAAGTATGAAGAGATTAGAAATAAAGCTTTATATTTTTTAGATAAAACAGAGATTCCAACAAGTAGAATTGATGATTATCCAGAGTATTTTTCAGGTGGGCAACAACAAAGAATACAAATCTCTAAAGCACTCTCATCTAATCCAAAAATCTTATTATTGGATGAGCCTACAACCGGACTTGATTTATCTGTTCAAGCAAAGATTTTGGATTTGATAAAAGAGCTACAACATGAAATTGGTTTTGCAATGGTTGTTGTCTCTCATGATTTGGGTGTAATTAAACACTTAACAGATATTACAGTTGTTATGAAAAATGGAGAGATAGTTGAAAGAGGACTTACTGATCAAATTTTAGAAGATCCCCAACATCCATATACACAACTTTTAGTATCATCAGTTTTATAG
- a CDS encoding phosphonate C-P lyase system protein PhnG, with amino-acid sequence MSREDINFISQFIEKKRLEELYKKIEENHTIKILTNPTEQTLLVPVKDPISEGEFYAGEVLVTSTIVEVNGVKGWSMVMDLNEELSLQTAVLDASFEAEIYKEEIISLLEKTAFNLEKQEEIINKKVNSTRVSFDLM; translated from the coding sequence ATGAGTAGAGAGGATATTAATTTTATATCTCAGTTTATAGAAAAAAAGAGATTAGAAGAGTTATATAAAAAAATTGAAGAGAATCATACAATTAAAATCTTAACAAATCCAACAGAGCAAACACTTTTGGTTCCTGTAAAAGATCCTATTTCAGAAGGGGAGTTTTATGCAGGAGAAGTTCTTGTCACTTCAACTATTGTTGAAGTAAATGGTGTAAAGGGTTGGAGTATGGTTATGGATTTGAATGAGGAGTTATCTTTACAAACAGCTGTTTTAGATGCTTCATTTGAAGCAGAAATATATAAAGAGGAGATTATCTCTCTTCTTGAAAAAACAGCTTTTAATTTAGAGAAACAAGAAGAGATAATTAATAAAAAAGTAAACTCAACAAGAGTCTCTTTTGATTTAATGTAA
- a CDS encoding MBL fold metallo-hydrolase, with product MDIKIQPMGDYQTNCYIVDVDGKEFIIDPGVGATSWVKNNVKNPVAILNTHGHFDHVWSNKEVSNLFNIKIYTPRDDNFMLEKDPYDLGMPPSSADYLVKPDEELDFDGIKVKFHFFPGHTPGCSAIEIDDNLFSGDFIFNNSIGRTDFPFSNPNDMKKSIDKILSWDKNIRIYPGHGSSTTLNQERSSLVNWKKYL from the coding sequence ATGGATATAAAAATTCAGCCAATGGGAGACTATCAAACTAACTGTTACATCGTAGATGTAGATGGGAAAGAGTTTATTATTGATCCAGGTGTTGGTGCAACTTCTTGGGTTAAAAACAATGTAAAAAATCCAGTTGCAATACTAAATACACATGGACATTTTGATCATGTTTGGTCAAATAAAGAGGTTAGTAACCTTTTTAATATAAAAATATATACTCCAAGAGATGATAACTTTATGTTAGAGAAAGACCCTTACGATTTAGGTATGCCCCCTTCTAGTGCAGATTATTTAGTTAAACCTGATGAAGAGTTAGATTTTGATGGGATTAAGGTAAAATTCCATTTTTTCCCTGGTCATACACCAGGATGTTCAGCAATAGAGATAGATGATAATCTATTTTCTGGGGATTTTATCTTTAATAACTCAATAGGAAGAACAGATTTTCCTTTTTCAAATCCAAATGATATGAAAAAGAGTATTGATAAGATATTAAGTTGGGATAAAAATATTAGAATTTATCCAGGGCATGGGTCTTCAACTACCCTAAACCAAGAGCGTAGCTCTTTGGTAAACTGGAAAAAATACTTATAG
- a CDS encoding GGDEF domain-containing protein: MKNTILTLIKESATNKKAYEALEKIYKLYDQLQYSSNIKQMAEDIYLWLHSNFDIDNVTVSLFDIERNNKENIFIEGDEFYLDDSLSFFFIVNTHTTLNAIVSFSASSQEHYEIINSQYNTIEAALFQVSPILQSGIIKKNFIESISLDSVTKVYNRHYLIENLTRHINLSKKEYKEIYFMMIGVDHFKAVIDEFDHDIGDQVLVELAKVIHTNICEFDMVARLSGDEFLVSMLSTNNEEDITRIGKNIIEDFSKVGVQVDKSGQILKKTICIGVDIYETSNSEDTFDKTIKNADIALYEAKNRGRSQFFIFKNLKAEDTIELF; this comes from the coding sequence ATGAAAAACACGATATTAACACTTATAAAAGAGTCTGCAACTAATAAAAAAGCATATGAAGCATTGGAAAAAATATATAAACTTTATGATCAGCTTCAATACTCTTCAAATATTAAACAGATGGCTGAAGATATATATCTTTGGCTTCATTCTAATTTTGATATTGATAATGTTACAGTCTCACTTTTTGATATTGAAAGAAATAATAAAGAGAATATTTTTATAGAAGGAGATGAGTTCTATTTAGATGACTCTTTATCTTTCTTTTTTATTGTAAATACCCATACAACTTTAAATGCAATAGTCTCTTTTTCTGCTTCATCACAAGAGCATTATGAGATAATAAATAGCCAATATAATACAATTGAAGCGGCACTATTTCAGGTTTCTCCAATTTTACAAAGTGGAATTATTAAGAAAAATTTTATTGAATCAATCTCTTTAGACTCTGTAACCAAAGTTTATAATAGACACTATTTAATAGAAAATCTAACAAGACACATAAACCTATCAAAAAAAGAGTATAAAGAGATATATTTTATGATGATTGGTGTTGACCACTTTAAAGCTGTAATTGATGAGTTTGACCATGATATTGGAGATCAAGTTTTAGTAGAACTTGCTAAAGTAATTCATACAAATATTTGTGAGTTTGATATGGTTGCAAGACTAAGTGGTGATGAATTTTTAGTCTCAATGTTAAGCACAAACAATGAAGAAGATATAACAAGAATAGGTAAAAATATAATAGAAGACTTTAGTAAGGTTGGTGTTCAAGTTGATAAAAGTGGACAAATCTTGAAAAAAACAATCTGTATTGGTGTTGATATCTATGAGACTTCTAATAGTGAAGACACCTTTGACAAAACTATAAAAAATGCTGATATTGCTTTGTATGAAGCAAAAAATAGAGGAAGAAGTCAATTCTTCATCTTTAAAAATCTAAAAGCTGAAGATACAATAGAACTTTTCTAA
- the phnC gene encoding phosphonate ABC transporter ATP-binding protein — protein sequence MKNLTLGYKKEKILKDVDLRVKKGEFIGIIGPSGAGKSTLLMSITGGIKVFDGKFEVLDFDLENIKKKNLIKLREQIGVIFQGYNLVDRLSVLDNVVSGMLKDIPLSRAIIKLYKDKELEKAKEYMDIVDITKHSLKRCDELSGGQRQRVAIARALAAEPKIILADEPVSALDPKSAKKVMGILKKVNEVYGVTVVANLHHLEYAKEYCSRIIGVNSGTVIFDDNSEKLTDELVEKIYAAK from the coding sequence ATGAAAAACCTAACCTTAGGTTACAAAAAAGAGAAGATTCTAAAAGATGTGGATTTAAGAGTCAAAAAAGGTGAGTTTATTGGAATTATAGGTCCAAGTGGAGCAGGGAAGTCAACACTTTTGATGTCAATTACTGGTGGAATAAAAGTATTTGATGGAAAGTTTGAGGTTTTGGATTTTGATTTGGAAAATATTAAAAAGAAAAATCTAATCAAATTAAGAGAGCAAATTGGTGTTATTTTTCAAGGGTACAACTTGGTTGATAGATTAAGTGTACTTGATAATGTGGTTAGTGGAATGTTAAAAGATATTCCTCTTTCAAGGGCAATCATTAAACTTTATAAAGACAAGGAGCTAGAAAAAGCAAAAGAGTATATGGACATTGTTGATATTACAAAACACTCTTTAAAGAGATGTGATGAACTTTCGGGAGGTCAAAGGCAGCGTGTTGCTATCGCGCGTGCTTTGGCCGCTGAACCGAAGATAATCTTAGCTGATGAGCCAGTGTCGGCTTTAGATCCTAAGAGTGCAAAGAAGGTGATGGGAATATTGAAAAAGGTAAATGAAGTGTATGGTGTAACAGTAGTTGCAAACCTTCATCATTTGGAGTATGCCAAAGAGTATTGTAGCAGAATTATTGGTGTAAATAGTGGTACTGTAATCTTTGACGACAACAGTGAAAAACTAACAGATGAGTTAGTTGAAAAAATCTATGCTGCTAAGTAG
- a CDS encoding GGDEF domain-containing protein, translated as MINSYNFQAIIALNEYLIRVKKLDDVLAHLSTFLKNDFSITKIEIKLEGHTLFKSFLDKKELMVEEFSININEDKDLNILIYYYEREKNDIFDSLELIKMTFKVISQTLYNRYLEFKLNESSLKDSLTGLYNRQFVNEYLKSVLPLSKREEKKLAFLKVGVDHFKAVIDEFNYEIGDRVLKELAKSLEKSVRKSDIIARIDADEFLIVLHNISSENNAIIIANKIIENFKDVKVVVDEDSNQTLMKTICTGISIYPDDAEGIEEIYRSSDIALYEAKNKGRSQFVKFKKDESNTVELF; from the coding sequence ATGATAAATAGTTATAATTTTCAAGCTATTATTGCTCTAAATGAGTATCTTATAAGAGTTAAAAAATTAGATGATGTATTAGCACATCTCTCAACTTTTTTAAAAAACGATTTCTCAATTACAAAAATTGAGATAAAACTTGAAGGGCATACTCTTTTCAAAAGTTTTTTAGATAAAAAAGAGTTAATGGTTGAAGAGTTTAGTATTAATATAAATGAAGATAAAGATTTAAATATTTTAATATATTATTATGAAAGAGAAAAGAATGATATATTTGATAGTTTAGAGTTAATCAAAATGACTTTCAAAGTAATATCACAGACTCTGTACAACAGATATTTGGAGTTTAAACTAAACGAATCTAGTTTAAAAGATAGTTTAACAGGACTCTATAATAGACAGTTTGTGAATGAGTATCTAAAATCTGTACTTCCCCTTTCTAAAAGGGAAGAGAAAAAACTAGCTTTTTTAAAAGTTGGTGTAGATCATTTTAAGGCAGTTATTGATGAGTTCAATTATGAGATTGGAGATAGGGTTTTAAAGGAGCTTGCTAAAAGTTTAGAAAAGTCAGTTAGAAAATCAGATATCATTGCCAGAATTGATGCAGACGAGTTTTTAATAGTTCTACACAACATTAGTAGCGAAAATAATGCTATAATAATTGCAAATAAAATAATTGAAAATTTCAAAGATGTAAAAGTTGTTGTTGATGAAGATTCTAATCAAACTCTAATGAAAACTATTTGCACAGGAATCTCTATTTATCCAGATGATGCTGAAGGTATTGAGGAGATATACAGATCTTCTGATATTGCCCTTTATGAGGCGAAAAATAAGGGCAGAAGTCAATTTGTTAAATTTAAAAAAGATGAAAGCAATACAGTAGAATTGTTTTAA
- a CDS encoding phosphonate C-P lyase system protein PhnH, translating into MKKIDIERLNRENFRSMMNALSRPGSIERIEPLFDSHLLAIANTLLYAEVSYFYKGNEDFELINAITNAKDSNEKEADYLFCDTIDENLFEAGKVGTMKDPEFSSTYIFKCKDFCGTKVKISGPGIDGSFNTSLPISKGFISKFNEKNSYFPLGNEVFFINENAEILGLSRTSKLEIL; encoded by the coding sequence ATGAAAAAGATTGATATAGAGAGATTAAATAGAGAGAATTTCAGATCAATGATGAATGCATTATCAAGACCAGGGAGCATAGAGAGAATTGAACCACTTTTTGATTCACATCTTTTGGCAATAGCAAATACACTTCTTTATGCAGAGGTTTCATACTTCTATAAAGGTAATGAAGATTTTGAACTTATAAATGCAATTACAAATGCAAAAGATTCCAATGAGAAAGAGGCAGATTATCTATTTTGTGACACCATAGATGAAAACCTTTTTGAAGCAGGGAAAGTAGGTACCATGAAAGACCCTGAATTCTCCTCTACATATATATTTAAATGCAAAGATTTTTGTGGAACAAAAGTAAAAATAAGTGGTCCAGGAATTGATGGTTCTTTTAATACTTCTTTGCCTATTAGTAAAGGGTTTATTAGTAAGTTTAATGAAAAAAATTCATATTTCCCTTTAGGAAATGAGGTCTTTTTTATAAATGAAAATGCAGAGATTTTAGGACTCTCACGTACAAGTAAATTGGAGATTTTATAA
- the phnD gene encoding phosphonate ABC transporter substrate-binding protein produces the protein MKIVKKLVVGALALTLGVTSMLGQEKWPEKIVFGVIPVAGSTSMKENFGPLADYLEKSLGIKVELKLAGDYTGIITGMQHKHIDVAYFGPKSYVEAAKRADAEALVVEVDGESGLPGYNGIIITKKGSGLKTLEDIKGKTWAFTSSQSTSGTLVPTVMFSKKGINPTEYFSKVLYSGGHEASILAVKAGKVDAASTNNLDFNRGLGKNWEKEDFNVLWTSDLIPGAPMAARKDLPTSLKMALKGAFISYDDPEGLKRLKNRGFIKGDDSVYNPVRDLMKLKEELKNKQ, from the coding sequence ATGAAAATAGTTAAGAAACTAGTTGTAGGTGCTTTAGCATTAACTTTAGGTGTAACTTCAATGTTAGGACAAGAAAAATGGCCAGAAAAAATAGTTTTTGGTGTAATCCCTGTTGCTGGTTCAACTTCTATGAAAGAGAACTTTGGACCATTGGCAGATTATTTAGAAAAGTCTTTAGGTATTAAAGTTGAGCTTAAATTAGCAGGTGATTATACAGGTATTATTACTGGTATGCAACATAAACATATAGATGTTGCTTATTTTGGACCAAAATCATATGTTGAGGCTGCAAAAAGAGCAGATGCTGAAGCGCTTGTTGTTGAAGTTGATGGTGAGTCTGGACTTCCTGGATATAATGGAATTATCATCACAAAAAAAGGAAGTGGTCTTAAAACTTTAGAAGATATCAAAGGTAAAACTTGGGCATTTACATCTTCTCAATCAACTTCAGGTACGCTAGTTCCAACTGTTATGTTTTCTAAAAAAGGTATAAACCCAACTGAATACTTCTCAAAAGTTCTTTACTCTGGTGGTCATGAAGCTTCTATTTTAGCAGTAAAAGCTGGAAAAGTTGATGCAGCTTCAACAAATAACTTAGATTTTAACAGAGGTTTAGGAAAAAATTGGGAAAAAGAAGACTTTAATGTACTTTGGACTTCTGATTTAATTCCTGGTGCTCCAATGGCAGCAAGAAAAGATTTACCAACTTCTTTAAAAATGGCTCTAAAAGGTGCATTTATCTCTTATGATGATCCAGAAGGATTAAAAAGACTTAAAAACAGAGGATTTATCAAAGGTGATGACTCAGTTTATAATCCAGTTAGAGATTTAATGAAATTAAAAGAAGAGTTAAAAAATAAACAATAA
- a CDS encoding GntR family transcriptional regulator — protein MKTISKPLYVKLYNEILQNIKSKKYSCCDKLPSENIFAKEFGVNRHTVRQALSLLKDEGFIYTVKGKGNYISNIQIPYTISDKSSFSQKIMDLGYEPKTKLLSADIIKPSEYIAKQLGLNCKVNVIELKLLRYVNDLPIAVSFSYFDAFYYREIIDNLNMEPFSLYNILNKCYPDMEITKISTVFEAQNPTNEISDYLMMPTNTPVIVASTLSKNQYGEFVEYGSSYSRADAVKIKVDLV, from the coding sequence GTGAAAACAATCTCAAAACCATTGTATGTAAAACTCTATAATGAGATTTTACAAAATATAAAGAGTAAAAAATATAGCTGCTGTGACAAATTACCTTCTGAAAATATTTTTGCCAAAGAGTTTGGCGTAAATAGACATACCGTTAGACAGGCACTCTCTTTATTAAAAGATGAAGGTTTTATTTATACTGTTAAAGGAAAAGGAAATTATATTTCAAATATTCAAATTCCTTACACGATTTCAGATAAAAGTTCATTTTCACAAAAAATTATGGATTTGGGATATGAGCCAAAAACAAAATTGCTTAGTGCTGATATTATTAAACCTTCTGAATATATTGCAAAGCAACTAGGTTTGAATTGCAAAGTTAATGTTATTGAATTAAAACTTCTAAGATATGTTAATGATTTGCCAATTGCAGTATCTTTCTCTTATTTTGATGCCTTTTACTACAGAGAGATTATTGATAATCTTAATATGGAACCCTTCTCTTTATACAACATTTTAAATAAATGTTATCCAGATATGGAAATTACAAAAATATCTACAGTTTTTGAAGCTCAAAATCCAACAAATGAGATAAGTGATTATCTAATGATGCCAACAAATACCCCTGTAATAGTTGCATCAACTTTGTCTAAAAATCAATATGGAGAGTTTGTTGAGTATGGAAGTTCTTATTCAAGAGCTGATGCAGTGAAAATAAAAGTAGATTTAGTTTAG
- the phnE gene encoding phosphonate ABC transporter, permease protein PhnE has product MNIEELKQKSNPFSLSKSIVIVVFLVIFIKSWQDTEMSVSSLISGWDYMIDYISGNPNIANSGFFPPNLNKNDVITYVFSMIETIEMAVIALVLSVIVAVPLSYLSSRNILDILIPGKTPFHIFTKRVIYGSATLVANIFRSINEIIWALIFVSAVGLGPMAGILALGVHTAGVLSKLLSEGNESIDPGPVEALTTTGAGFIKVLIYAVIPQTMPHFVSMALYRFESDVRSASILGFVGAGGIGFYLFDKMRGFENGDVCTIIIVIITTVWSLDKVSAIIRRRFI; this is encoded by the coding sequence ATGAATATAGAAGAATTAAAGCAAAAGAGTAACCCTTTTTCTCTTTCAAAATCCATTGTAATAGTGGTCTTTTTAGTGATATTTATAAAGAGTTGGCAAGATACAGAGATGAGTGTTAGCTCACTAATTAGTGGTTGGGATTATATGATTGATTATATTTCAGGTAACCCTAATATTGCAAATAGTGGATTTTTCCCTCCAAATCTAAATAAAAATGATGTTATTACTTATGTGTTTTCAATGATTGAAACCATTGAAATGGCTGTTATTGCTTTAGTTTTATCAGTAATTGTAGCAGTTCCATTATCATATTTAAGTTCAAGAAATATCTTAGATATTTTAATACCAGGGAAAACCCCTTTTCATATCTTTACAAAAAGAGTGATATATGGAAGTGCTACATTAGTGGCAAATATCTTTAGGTCAATAAATGAGATTATTTGGGCACTTATTTTTGTAAGTGCAGTTGGTCTTGGTCCTATGGCAGGTATTTTAGCCCTTGGTGTTCATACAGCTGGAGTTTTATCAAAACTTTTAAGTGAAGGAAATGAATCAATAGATCCAGGTCCAGTGGAAGCCCTTACAACAACAGGTGCAGGGTTTATAAAAGTATTGATATATGCAGTAATTCCTCAAACAATGCCACACTTTGTCTCAATGGCTCTATATAGATTTGAATCAGATGTTAGAAGTGCTTCAATATTAGGATTTGTTGGTGCTGGAGGTATTGGTTTTTATCTATTTGACAAAATGAGAGGTTTTGAAAACGGTGATGTTTGTACCATTATTATTGTAATTATTACAACTGTTTGGTCACTAGATAAAGTAAGCGCAATTATAAGAAGAAGGTTTATATAA
- a CDS encoding carbon-phosphorus lyase complex subunit PhnI — translation MAYYAVKGGEEAINNSLKFYSEITQNAQALDDESLIEGLTFSIDKVISEGSLYSKKLASKAIKRSAGDLLNASFFLRAHRSSCQRVGECKQLDVNEMRLKRRVSSAFKDIEGGQLLGASNDYEIKLLIDIKKDNLDFENFDKKSSVVKSALTPLRNDNLIKKLPKEETAWDITRTFPTAPYPRSAVLQTMTRGESGSVLGFAYTSMRGYGDVHPTIGDLRVGELDIKFTHPFSKKEVKIGTIEATAVECVGTFNKDEKGDTKLTTGFGFCFGKNETKAIAMSIIDLTLYNRSYSVGTEQIVAADFEMIMHHVDGIESFGFCNHYKLPHYVTFQTDYQIFKSAQKYVESKEDNK, via the coding sequence ATGGCATATTATGCAGTAAAAGGTGGAGAAGAGGCTATTAATAACTCTTTGAAGTTTTATAGCGAAATAACACAAAATGCTCAAGCTTTAGATGATGAGAGTTTAATAGAGGGTTTAACTTTTTCAATAGACAAAGTGATTAGTGAAGGCTCATTATACTCAAAAAAACTAGCAAGTAAAGCAATAAAAAGAAGTGCAGGGGACTTGCTTAATGCTTCATTTTTCTTAAGAGCTCATAGAAGTTCTTGCCAAAGAGTTGGAGAGTGTAAACAACTTGATGTAAATGAGATGAGACTAAAAAGAAGAGTCTCTTCAGCTTTTAAAGATATAGAGGGTGGTCAGCTTTTAGGAGCTTCAAATGACTACGAAATAAAACTTTTAATAGATATAAAAAAAGATAATTTAGATTTTGAAAATTTTGATAAAAAAAGCAGTGTTGTTAAATCAGCTTTAACGCCGTTAAGAAATGATAACTTAATTAAAAAACTTCCAAAAGAGGAAACTGCTTGGGATATAACAAGAACTTTTCCAACTGCTCCTTATCCAAGAAGTGCAGTTTTGCAGACTATGACAAGGGGAGAGAGTGGAAGTGTTTTGGGATTTGCTTATACCTCTATGAGAGGTTATGGGGATGTCCATCCTACTATTGGAGATTTAAGAGTAGGAGAGCTTGATATTAAGTTTACCCACCCTTTTTCAAAAAAAGAGGTAAAAATTGGAACTATTGAAGCAACAGCTGTTGAGTGTGTGGGAACATTTAACAAAGATGAGAAGGGTGATACAAAATTAACTACTGGTTTTGGTTTCTGTTTTGGTAAAAATGAGACCAAAGCAATTGCTATGTCTATTATTGATTTAACCCTTTACAATAGATCTTATAGCGTAGGTACAGAGCAAATAGTTGCAGCAGATTTTGAGATGATTATGCACCATGTGGATGGTATTGAATCATTTGGTTTTTGTAATCACTACAAATTGCCACACTATGTTACCTTTCAAACAGATTATCAAATATTTAAGTCTGCTCAAAAATATGTGGAAAGTAAAGAGGATAATAAATAG
- a CDS encoding ferritin-like domain-containing protein produces MKKYYVSLEKVILAEKPSQKIELFNEFYRDFKNNNFEFEKNYLPYKMEEPSYISSLKVVPPKNLIERKYVNTKEGKINLLHTIAHIEYSAIDLALDAALRFQDMPKEYYENWLEVAEDEIRHFLMIETLLKELGSFYGELEVHTNLFEAMKKTPDALSRMAVIPRYLEANGLEQNPKIMEKLISNPDEFNKKILGALDVILEEEITHVYKGDKWFKYLCKNLELEPQKTYFEILEKVFPGSTKRKYELNFNARKKAGFSCDELKFLSKKEDCN; encoded by the coding sequence ATGAAAAAATATTATGTTTCATTAGAAAAAGTGATTTTAGCTGAAAAACCTTCCCAAAAAATCGAACTTTTCAATGAGTTTTATAGAGATTTTAAAAATAATAATTTTGAGTTTGAAAAAAATTATTTACCATATAAAATGGAAGAACCCTCATATATTTCCTCTTTAAAAGTTGTTCCTCCCAAAAATCTTATAGAGAGAAAATATGTAAATACAAAAGAGGGCAAAATAAATCTTTTGCATACAATTGCTCATATTGAGTACTCAGCAATTGATTTAGCATTAGATGCTGCTTTAAGATTTCAAGATATGCCAAAAGAGTATTATGAAAATTGGTTAGAAGTGGCAGAAGATGAAATTAGACACTTTTTAATGATAGAGACTCTTTTAAAAGAGTTAGGCTCTTTTTATGGAGAATTAGAAGTTCATACTAATCTTTTTGAAGCAATGAAAAAGACTCCTGATGCTCTTTCAAGAATGGCGGTAATTCCAAGATATCTTGAGGCAAATGGATTAGAACAAAATCCAAAAATTATGGAAAAACTAATCTCAAATCCAGATGAGTTTAACAAAAAAATCTTAGGAGCTTTAGATGTGATTTTAGAGGAAGAGATTACCCATGTCTACAAAGGAGACAAATGGTTTAAATATCTTTGTAAAAATTTAGAGCTTGAACCACAAAAAACCTATTTTGAAATATTAGAAAAGGTTTTTCCTGGAAGTACTAAAAGAAAATATGAACTAAATTTTAATGCAAGAAAAAAGGCTGGTTTTTCTTGTGATGAACTGAAGTTTCTATCTAAAAAAGAGGATTGTAACTAA